From the Bradyrhizobium ontarionense genome, the window AATGACGGGTGGCAAGCCTATCAGATCCGGCCAACGATCTGAGCTGGGTCAGCCCATGCGAGACGCATGGTCGTCGCCGTGGTAAATGATCTGCCTCCGCGTCCCGGGCCGCGCCCTAAGAAAATTAGTCTGACGGGAGCACGGCACCCGTATATACGAACGAGACCGTGGCCAACCGAAAGATCCCGTGATGCCGTCCGAACCTCGCTCGCCGCGTCTTGCCGTTCTGATCGACGCGGACAACGCCTCGGCCAAGATCGTCGACGGGCTGTTCGAGGAGATCGCCAAGATCGGCGAGGCCAGCGTGCGCCGCATCTATGGCGACTTCTCCAGCCCGCGCTCGAAGCCATGGGCCGATACCTTGGCGCGCCACGCGATCGTGCCGCAGCAGCAGTTCGCCTACACCACGGGGAAGAACGCCTCCGACATCACGCTGGTGATCGATGCCATGGACCTGCTGCACAGCGGCCGCTTCGACGGCTTCTGCCTGGTGTCGTCCGACAGCGATTTCACGAGGCTTGCGGCGCGCATCCGCGAGCAGGGCGTCGACGTGTTCGGGTTCGGCGAGCAGAAGACGCCGGAGAGTTTCCGGCAGGCCTGCCGCCGGTTCGTCTATACAGAAAACCTTCGCAGCGACGCTGCGAGCAGCAAGGATGCCGATAGCGCTGCGGCGCCGAAGTCTCTGCTACCGATCAACGCGGCCACGCCGATGATCAAGAAGGTCATCACGCAGATGGACAGCGAGGATGGCTGGGTCGCGCTCGGCGAGGTCGGCAAGCAGCTCTCCAACCTGGTATCCGACTTCGACCCGCGCACCTATGGCTGCCGCAAGCTGAGCGATCTCGTCCGCAAGACCGGCGCCTTCGAGATCGAGGAGCAGACGAAGGGCGGCGGCTCGGTGCGCATCCGCGTCAGGGCGGTGAGCGGATCGCAGCCCAAAGCGAAGGCGCCGAGGACGGGCCAGCGCGAGGCGGTCAAGCCCGTGATGAAGGCCACGCCGAACTGAGCGTCGCCCTGCTCGCAACAACGGCGGACAGGTAGGGTGGGCAAAGCAGCCGCCGAAGGCGGCAGCGTGCCCACCGTCGGGCGGCGTGCTCAGCGGTGAGATGGTGGGCACGGCGCCACTACCAGCTCTCAGGGTGGCGAGAGCACGGCCGCGCCTTTGCCCACCCTACATTTCTTCGCCGCTCAGCCGCCCTGCCGCAGCTTCGCCAGCACCTTCAAGCCACCATATCCATCGGCCGGCTGGATGCCGGCCTTGGCCTGGAAGTCGCGGATCGCCTTCATGGTGTCGTTGCCGACGCGGCCGTCGGTGCCGCCGGTGTCGAAGCCGGCCGCGGTCAGGCGCTTCTGCATCTCCTGCACCTCGGCAAGCGTCAGCGCGCGCTCGGAGCCGGGGAACGGCTGCAGGAACGGCGGCGCGCCGAGGATGCGGTCGCCGAGATGGCAGATCGCGAGCGCGTAGCTCATCGCCGGATTGTAGGACTTCACCGAGTAGAAGTTCGGCCCCAGCAGGAAGGCGGGACCGCCCTCGGCCGGGATCCACAGCTGCGCCGAGGCGTTGGCTTGCGGAAATGGCTGGCCGTCGGCGCGCGTGACGCCGGCCGCCTGCCAGGCCGCGTAGCTGCGGCTGCCCGACATGTTGCCGGGCGCGCGGACCTCGTAGCCCCAGTGCTCGCCACGGTGATACTTGCCGCGGTTGACGAGATAGCGCGCGGTCGAGCCGAGCGCGTCATCGGGCTTGCCGAACGGGTTGATCTTGCCGTCGCCGTCATAGTCGAAGCCGACATTGAGCCAGACTTCAGGCATCCACTGCGTGTGGCCCATCGCCCCGGCCCAGGAGCCGCGCATCTCCTCGGGCGTGCTCCAGCCGCGGTCGACGATTCTGAGCGCGTTGGCGAGTTCGGTCTCCCAATAGGCCTTGCGGCGCGGCTCGTTCCAGGCCAGCGCGGCCAGCGCCGGGAACACCGGGCGCATGTGGTTTTGCTGCACCAGCGGATCGCCGAACGCGGACTCGACGCCCCATAGCGCGAGCAGGGTACCGCGCTCGACGCCAAAATCCTTCTCGATGCGGGCGAACAGCGCCTCGTTCTTCTGCAGCGCGATCTTGCCGTTGATGACGCGCCAGTCGGAGACGCGGCGGTTGATGTATTGCCAGAGCTGCTCCTTGAACTCCGGCTGGTTGCGCATCTCCTTGAACACGGTCATGTCGGGCTCGAGCCGCGCCATGACCCGCGTCCAGGTCGCCTGCGAGATGCCCTTGGCGAGCGCGCGGCCGCGAAACCCGTCGCGCCAGGCGTCGAATTCGGCGGGCGCGGCGGCGGCAGGGAAGGTGGGGGCGAGCAGGGCGGCGGCACTGATGCCGGAGCGGAGCAAGGCGCGGCGGGTCATGGATTCGGACTGGGTCATGGCCGGCAGTCTATCCGTTGACGCAGGCCGACGGCAGGCCCCGCAGCGGTCAATCCTGGTGGAACTCGGCGGCCAGGCGCGCCAGCCAGCGGCGGATGGTCGCGAGTTCCCGCTCGTTCAGGCCGCCGGCGAGCCGCTGGTCCAGCGCGGTGGCCCGGCGCCGTGCCGTGGCCAGCAGAGCGAGCCCGCGGCGGGTCAGGCTCGACTGCAGCACCCGCCCATGCACGGGATGCGGCGTCCTTCGGATGGCGCCGTCGCGTTCGAGATTACCGATGATCACGTTCACGGTCTGCGGCGTCAGCAAGGCGACGCGCGCGAGGTCGGCGCCGGACAGCCCTGGATAGGCCTTCAGCATCGTCAGCACCACGAACTGCGGATGGGTGAGGCCGGTCGACGCGAGCGCGCGGTCGAGCGACAGCCGCGCCGCGGCCTGCGCCTGGCGCAACAGGTAGGCAAGATGGCCGTCCTCGCCGCGCTTGCCCTCGCCGGGCGCTGGCGGCCGCACCGGAACGGCGGCGGCCACGCCCAGGCGTCCGCGCCGTGCGGTCCCCTTCGGGGGCCATGCGGGCGTGGCCGTCGCCCGGGACGGCGGTCGTGTCGTCGTCTTGCGCATGAAATCAAAGCTCTGATAAGTTGTCAGTGCACTGATAACATACGAGATGATCCATGTCACATGCACGCAGCGAGTACACCGACTTCAGGAGCCAGGCGCCGGAGCTCTATGAGGCCATTCTTGCGGTCAGCCAGCAGGCCGCGAAAGCCGGGCTCGACAAGCAGCTGCTCGAGCTCGTCAAGATCCGGGCGTCGCAGATCAACGGCTGTGCGTTCTGCGTGCAGCATCACGTGCTGCTGGCGGAGAAGCTCGGCGTCTCCGCCGACAAGATCAACCTCGTCGTGGTCTGGCGCGAGGC encodes:
- a CDS encoding NYN domain-containing protein, yielding MPSEPRSPRLAVLIDADNASAKIVDGLFEEIAKIGEASVRRIYGDFSSPRSKPWADTLARHAIVPQQQFAYTTGKNASDITLVIDAMDLLHSGRFDGFCLVSSDSDFTRLAARIREQGVDVFGFGEQKTPESFRQACRRFVYTENLRSDAASSKDADSAAAPKSLLPINAATPMIKKVITQMDSEDGWVALGEVGKQLSNLVSDFDPRTYGCRKLSDLVRKTGAFEIEEQTKGGGSVRIRVRAVSGSQPKAKAPRTGQREAVKPVMKATPN
- a CDS encoding lytic murein transglycosylase, which encodes MTQSESMTRRALLRSGISAAALLAPTFPAAAAPAEFDAWRDGFRGRALAKGISQATWTRVMARLEPDMTVFKEMRNQPEFKEQLWQYINRRVSDWRVINGKIALQKNEALFARIEKDFGVERGTLLALWGVESAFGDPLVQQNHMRPVFPALAALAWNEPRRKAYWETELANALRIVDRGWSTPEEMRGSWAGAMGHTQWMPEVWLNVGFDYDGDGKINPFGKPDDALGSTARYLVNRGKYHRGEHWGYEVRAPGNMSGSRSYAAWQAAGVTRADGQPFPQANASAQLWIPAEGGPAFLLGPNFYSVKSYNPAMSYALAICHLGDRILGAPPFLQPFPGSERALTLAEVQEMQKRLTAAGFDTGGTDGRVGNDTMKAIRDFQAKAGIQPADGYGGLKVLAKLRQGG
- a CDS encoding carboxymuconolactone decarboxylase family protein, with product MSHARSEYTDFRSQAPELYEAILAVSQQAAKAGLDKQLLELVKIRASQINGCAFCVQHHVLLAEKLGVSADKINLVVVWREAPQFSVRERAALAFTEALTTLKDGVSDDVYDQARAEFSETELVFLTSAIGVINLWNRFGAAFRWTPTERPARAAASS
- a CDS encoding MarR family winged helix-turn-helix transcriptional regulator; translated protein: MRKTTTRPPSRATATPAWPPKGTARRGRLGVAAAVPVRPPAPGEGKRGEDGHLAYLLRQAQAAARLSLDRALASTGLTHPQFVVLTMLKAYPGLSGADLARVALLTPQTVNVIIGNLERDGAIRRTPHPVHGRVLQSSLTRRGLALLATARRRATALDQRLAGGLNERELATIRRWLARLAAEFHQD